One Beggiatoa leptomitoformis DNA segment encodes these proteins:
- a CDS encoding porin has protein sequence MKQKTLVSSVTAALLAVSPFVLADDMSDMKVQIDQLQKRINTLESSGGSGAIITAPKPKYGLTLKGHVNRAVMYADDGIDGDTFFVDNDNSSSRLNIDGKAAVSDDVTVGVAWELEYQSNASNNVTMKQTASNSSQDFFKERKIELYFDSKTLGRLWLGQGDMASNTTTEQDLSGTSVAGYSLLNGVGGGLSFRDSDAVNNPAVVTINKVTTNFDGLSRDDRVRYDTPSLGGLMLSASATTGGAWDAAAYLARSFGPVKVAAAGFYADPQDLKTYESRYGGSASFLYEPVGVSLTLAYGQESYDLSKSTRDDEATSYYAKLGYQFKGSDVGKTAIALSYGVTEDYAQVDDELDSWGLGLVQNIDKAATEVYFQYQGFTLDRTNANLEDIYVLMGGARVKF, from the coding sequence ATGAAGCAAAAGACTTTAGTATCTAGCGTAACAGCCGCTCTCTTAGCTGTTTCTCCTTTCGTGTTAGCTGATGATATGAGTGACATGAAAGTACAGATTGATCAGTTGCAAAAACGCATCAACACACTGGAATCCTCTGGTGGTTCAGGTGCAATCATCACTGCGCCAAAACCAAAATATGGTTTGACCTTAAAGGGTCATGTCAACCGTGCAGTTATGTATGCAGATGACGGCATTGATGGCGATACCTTCTTTGTTGACAATGATAACTCATCTAGCCGTTTAAACATCGACGGCAAAGCCGCCGTGAGCGATGACGTAACCGTTGGTGTTGCTTGGGAATTAGAATATCAATCTAATGCCAGCAACAACGTTACCATGAAGCAAACTGCCAGCAATAGCTCACAAGACTTCTTCAAAGAACGTAAGATTGAACTGTACTTTGACAGCAAAACCTTAGGTCGTTTATGGTTAGGTCAAGGTGACATGGCTTCTAACACCACCACCGAACAAGATTTATCTGGCACATCCGTTGCCGGTTATTCCTTGCTGAATGGTGTTGGTGGTGGATTATCCTTCCGTGATTCTGATGCGGTCAATAATCCTGCCGTTGTTACCATTAACAAAGTCACCACTAACTTTGATGGTTTAAGTCGTGATGACCGCGTACGTTATGACACACCTAGCCTTGGTGGCTTAATGTTGTCTGCCAGTGCAACCACGGGTGGTGCATGGGATGCAGCCGCTTATTTAGCACGTTCTTTCGGTCCTGTAAAAGTTGCTGCCGCTGGTTTTTATGCTGATCCTCAAGATTTAAAAACCTACGAAAGCCGTTATGGTGGTTCTGCTTCTTTCTTATACGAACCCGTTGGTGTTAGCTTGACATTGGCGTATGGTCAAGAAAGCTATGACTTAAGCAAATCCACACGTGATGATGAAGCAACCTCCTACTATGCAAAATTAGGTTACCAATTCAAAGGCTCTGATGTGGGCAAAACCGCAATTGCATTATCTTACGGTGTCACCGAAGATTATGCACAAGTCGATGATGAGTTAGACAGCTGGGGCTTAGGTTTAGTCCAAAATATTGATAAAGCCGCGACCGAAGTTTACTTCCAATACCAAGGCTTTACTTTAGAT
- the ppx gene encoding exopolyphosphatase gives MLKLPAFFTEHPTPEVVAAVDLGSNSFHMIVARISDGQVRVLDRLREMVRLATGLDATQTISPEAQQRALDCLARFGQRLRDMPIDNVRIVGTNALRVAKNADTFLLKAEKAVGHPIEIIAGREEARLIYLGVAHTLSSSKEKRLVIDIGGGSTEFIIGEGFEPLRRESLRMGCVDMSEHYFEDGNIRQKNLRRAEIAALLELQPIEAMFRTTGWAEVIGSSGTLRNIERVIIEMGWGTEITADSLQKLRQALLDIGHTERLSALKGLNLKRTAVFPGGVAILLGIFEGFGLKRMQISDGALREGLVYDLLGRIVHEDVRERTIRTLSRRYGVDLQQAERVEATTLQFLSDVARVWDLAHEEYAQMLSWAARLHEIGLSIEHENGHKHGDYILSHSDLSGFSKQEQALLATLVRVHRRKFPSDISQRCSHIEGIKLARLGVLLRLSILLHRGRSTSVLPPIILCPADNMLTLTFPNNWLEQHPLTQTDLEQEHEYLRDINIRLVFE, from the coding sequence ATGTTGAAGCTACCTGCTTTCTTTACAGAACATCCCACACCTGAAGTTGTTGCTGCTGTTGACTTAGGCTCTAACAGTTTTCACATGATAGTTGCTCGTATTAGTGATGGACAAGTACGTGTCCTAGATAGATTACGTGAAATGGTACGTCTTGCAACAGGATTGGATGCGACGCAAACTATCTCACCTGAAGCACAACAACGCGCATTAGACTGTCTTGCACGGTTCGGACAACGTTTGCGTGATATGCCCATTGATAATGTACGTATTGTTGGAACAAATGCCTTGCGAGTTGCCAAAAATGCGGACACGTTTTTACTAAAAGCAGAAAAGGCAGTGGGTCATCCGATAGAAATTATTGCAGGTCGGGAAGAAGCTCGCCTCATTTATTTAGGTGTTGCACACACCCTATCTAGTAGTAAAGAAAAACGTCTTGTTATTGATATTGGTGGGGGAAGTACCGAATTTATTATTGGTGAAGGTTTTGAACCCTTGCGCCGTGAAAGTTTGCGTATGGGTTGTGTTGACATGAGTGAACACTATTTTGAAGATGGTAACATTCGCCAAAAGAATCTACGCCGTGCGGAAATTGCCGCCTTACTAGAATTACAACCCATAGAAGCAATGTTCAGAACAACAGGATGGGCAGAAGTCATTGGCTCATCAGGGACATTGCGCAATATTGAACGTGTCATTATCGAAATGGGCTGGGGAACAGAAATCACGGCCGACAGTTTACAAAAATTACGTCAAGCCTTGTTAGATATTGGTCATACAGAACGCCTAAGCGCGTTAAAAGGTCTAAACCTCAAACGCACTGCTGTTTTTCCTGGTGGTGTGGCGATTTTACTGGGGATTTTTGAAGGGTTTGGTCTAAAACGGATGCAGATTTCTGATGGCGCGTTGCGTGAAGGTTTAGTCTATGATCTGTTAGGACGCATTGTTCATGAAGATGTGCGAGAACGCACCATTCGTACCCTGAGTCGACGTTATGGCGTAGATTTACAACAAGCCGAACGGGTGGAAGCGACAACCTTACAATTCCTATCAGATGTGGCTCGTGTTTGGGATTTAGCACACGAAGAATATGCGCAAATGCTCAGTTGGGCAGCACGGTTGCATGAAATTGGTTTAAGCATTGAACACGAAAACGGTCATAAACATGGCGATTATATTCTCAGCCATTCCGATTTATCTGGTTTTTCTAAACAAGAACAAGCATTATTAGCAACATTAGTGCGTGTACACCGTCGCAAATTTCCCAGTGACATCAGTCAACGCTGTAGTCATATTGAAGGGATAAAATTAGCACGATTAGGTGTTTTATTACGCCTATCTATTCTGCTACATCGTGGGCGTAGCACAAGCGTATTACCGCCGATTATACTTTGTCCTGCTGATAACATGCTAACATTAACCTTTCCTAACAACTGGTTAGAACAACATCCGCTGACACAAACCGATTTAGAACAAGAACACGAGTATTTACGAGATATTAATATACGACTTGTTTTTGAATAA